CCTGAAGTGTCGAACGATTACCCCCTGCTCCCGTAATTTAGCGGCAAGACCTGAAGCGTCATGCCGCGGGTGGCGGGCAAAGATGAAGTTGGCTGCGGAAGGCAAAACTTCGAAGCCCTTGGCCTCAAGCTGCTTGATTAACACCTCACGGCTGTCGATCACTGCCTTGCAGGTGCTTTCAAAGTACTTGCGGTCTTCAAACGCAGCGGTCGCACCGACAATTGCCAAACGATCCAGAGGATATGAGTTAAAGCTATTCTTAACCCGCTCCAGCGCCTCAATCAGATCAGGATGCCCCACGGCCAGACCCACTCGCAGCCCCGCCAGCGAACGCGACTTGGACAACGTTTGGGTAACCAGCAGGTTTGGATATCGGTCTACTAGACTGATGGCGGTTTCACCCCCGAAATCGATGTAAGCCTCGTCCACCACCACCACCGAATCAGGGTTAGCCCTGACCATATTTTCCACGGCATCCAGCGCCAAGAGGCAGCCAGTCGGCGCATTTGGGTTGGGGAAGATGATCCCGCCATTGGGTCGGGCATAGTCTTCGACGCAAATCTGAAACTGTTCGTCCAGCGCAATCGCGTCAAACTCAATGCCGTACAAGCCGCAGTACACAGGATAGAAGCTGTAGCTGATATCCGGGAACAATAAAGGCTTGCCGTGACGGAACAGCGCGTTGAATACGTGTGCTAGCACTTCATCCGAACCGTTGCCTAAAAACACTTGATTGCGCTGAACGCCGTAATAGGTGGCAACTGCCTGCTTTAACAGATCGCTGTTGGGGTCCGGATACAAGCGCAAATCGTCGGTCACCCCGACACGCATGGCAGCCAACGCTTTAGGCGACGGGCCATAAGGGTTTTCATTGGTGTTGAGCTTGATCAGTTTAGTCAGCTTTGGTTGTTCGCCCGGCACGTAAGGCACGAGGGTGCTGACAAATGGACTCCAGAACTTGCTCATGCTTTTTCCCCTTGCTCAGTGCTGCCAGCAATGCGGTATTCGGCGCTGCGAGCGTGGGCGGTCAACGACTCGCCTCGCGCCAATACTGAGGCCGTTTTGCCCAATTCAGAGGCGCCCTGCTCCGAGCAGTAAATGATCGACGAACGCTTCTGGAAATCGTATACGCCCAGTGGCGACGAGAACCGTGCAGTACCTGAGGTCGGTAATACGTGATTCGGGCCGGCACAGTAATCGCCCAGCGCTTCGGAGGTGTGACGCCCCATGAAAATCGCGCCGGCGTGGCGAATCTGCGGTAGCCAAGCTTCAGGATCGGCCACTGAGAGTTCAAGGTGTTCCGGGGCAATTCGGTTGGCAACCTCAATGGCCTGCTGCATATCAACCACTTTAATCAGCGCCCCACGGCCATTGATCGAGGTGCGGATGATCTGCGCACGCTCCATGGTGGGCATCAGCTTGGTGATACTTGCGGCCACTTTGTCGAGAAACTCCGCGTCCGGGCTGATCAAAATCGCTTGGGCGTCTTCATCATGTTCCGCTTGGGAGAACAGATCCATCGCGATCCAATCCGGGTCGGTCAGACCGTCACACACCACCAGAATCTCTGACGGACCGGCAATCATGTCGATTCCCACCTGACCAAAAACATGGCGCTTGGCAGTGGCAACATAAATGTTACCGGGGCCAACGACCTTATCGACTTTAGGCACGCTCTCGGTGCCGTACGCCAAGGCTGCAACAGCCTGCGCGCCACCGATGGTGAATACGCGATCAACCCCCGCGATACAGGCTGCCGCGAGCACCAGTTCATTGATTTCGCCACGCGGCGTAGGGACAACCATGACCACTTCGGTCACGCCAGCGACTTTTGCTGGAATCGCGTTCATCAATACTGACGACGGATACGATGCTTTGCCGCCCGGCACATAGAGCCCGGCGCGGTCCAGAGGCGTGACCTTCTGGCCCAACACCGTGCCGTCGGCTTCGGTGTAACTCCAGGAATCCTGTTTCTGCTTTTCGTGGTAAACACGCACGCGTTCGGCGGCTTTTTCCAACGCAGTGCGCTGCTCTGGCGTAATACGGGTCAGGGCCAGCTCTAACCGCTCGCGTGGCAAAATCAACTCTGCCATCGACGCCACTTCAAGACCGTCGAAACGTTGGGTGAACTCCACCAGTGCCGAGTCGCCACGCTCGCGCACAGCTTTGATGATCTCAAGCACGCGCTCGTTGACCGACTCGTCGGACACACTTTCCCAGCTCAGCAGGTGGTCCAGATGGCGCGCAAAATCTGGATCAGCGGCGTCGAGTCGGCGAATTGCAGTGGTCGTGGTCATAGCGGAAGCCTCAATAATTGGCGAATGCTCAGGCGCCGATAGACTACCAAGCCATCCGCGTGGGCACCTGAGAAATTTGGCTATGACACGGATAGATGGGCGCGACTCAAGGTCGCGCAGGTGAGTCAGCGGCGGTGTCGCGACTCGACTGCTTTACGCAGCGTATCGATCAACGCCTGAATACGCGCATGTTGCATCTTCATTGACGCCTT
The nucleotide sequence above comes from Pseudomonas sp. AB6. Encoded proteins:
- the hisC gene encoding histidinol-phosphate transaminase, whose translation is MSKFWSPFVSTLVPYVPGEQPKLTKLIKLNTNENPYGPSPKALAAMRVGVTDDLRLYPDPNSDLLKQAVATYYGVQRNQVFLGNGSDEVLAHVFNALFRHGKPLLFPDISYSFYPVYCGLYGIEFDAIALDEQFQICVEDYARPNGGIIFPNPNAPTGCLLALDAVENMVRANPDSVVVVDEAYIDFGGETAISLVDRYPNLLVTQTLSKSRSLAGLRVGLAVGHPDLIEALERVKNSFNSYPLDRLAIVGATAAFEDRKYFESTCKAVIDSREVLIKQLEAKGFEVLPSAANFIFARHPRHDASGLAAKLREQGVIVRHFRQERIAQFLRISIGTPEHNQALLDGFGDL
- the hisD gene encoding histidinol dehydrogenase — its product is MTTTTAIRRLDAADPDFARHLDHLLSWESVSDESVNERVLEIIKAVRERGDSALVEFTQRFDGLEVASMAELILPRERLELALTRITPEQRTALEKAAERVRVYHEKQKQDSWSYTEADGTVLGQKVTPLDRAGLYVPGGKASYPSSVLMNAIPAKVAGVTEVVMVVPTPRGEINELVLAAACIAGVDRVFTIGGAQAVAALAYGTESVPKVDKVVGPGNIYVATAKRHVFGQVGIDMIAGPSEILVVCDGLTDPDWIAMDLFSQAEHDEDAQAILISPDAEFLDKVAASITKLMPTMERAQIIRTSINGRGALIKVVDMQQAIEVANRIAPEHLELSVADPEAWLPQIRHAGAIFMGRHTSEALGDYCAGPNHVLPTSGTARFSSPLGVYDFQKRSSIIYCSEQGASELGKTASVLARGESLTAHARSAEYRIAGSTEQGEKA